The following are from one region of the Hymenobacter radiodurans genome:
- a CDS encoding ferritin-like domain-containing protein — MNSTSLSRLFAARPVRRRTFFRVAGATAASSALVLAGCSKDDETPEVTAEQTFTLGTGDTGLLNYAYLLEQLEAAFYDKVVATPPSDMSAAELAYFTDLRDHEVIHREFFKFALGTSAIGTAVFNFGSFTLTTRAGVLAAAQTLEDLGVAAYNGAGKLFIDPVYLGVAGKIASVEARHAALIRDLVLPNSFAAADVVANDGGEFDGLDAAKTPAQVIAVVNTFLNITISAAGLPS; from the coding sequence ATGAATTCTACTTCTCTCTCTCGCCTGTTTGCGGCGCGACCGGTGCGGCGACGCACTTTTTTCAGAGTGGCCGGCGCTACCGCTGCTTCATCCGCTTTGGTATTGGCAGGCTGCTCGAAGGATGATGAAACCCCGGAGGTCACAGCCGAACAGACATTTACCCTCGGCACCGGCGACACTGGTCTGCTCAACTATGCGTACTTGCTGGAGCAATTGGAAGCCGCTTTCTACGATAAAGTTGTAGCCACGCCGCCCTCCGATATGTCGGCCGCTGAGCTGGCTTACTTCACTGATCTGCGCGACCACGAAGTCATTCACCGCGAGTTCTTCAAGTTTGCACTGGGCACGAGCGCCATCGGCACGGCCGTATTCAACTTCGGCTCGTTTACGCTTACCACGCGTGCTGGTGTGCTCGCGGCTGCTCAAACCCTGGAAGACTTGGGTGTAGCTGCCTACAATGGTGCGGGCAAGCTTTTCATTGACCCGGTGTACTTGGGCGTAGCGGGCAAGATAGCCTCCGTAGAAGCGCGTCACGCGGCGCTCATCCGCGATTTGGTTCTGCCCAACTCTTTCGCTGCGGCCGATGTAGTGGCCAATGACGGTGGCGAGTTCGACGGTCTTGATGCGGCCAAAACGCCGGCTCAGGTTATAGCTGTAGTAAATACTTTTCTCAACATTACTATCTCGGCGGCCGGCCTGCCTAGCTAA
- a CDS encoding ferritin-like domain-containing protein — MNIFQIISEIEKVDPEVYDRLDSRRSIFKHMSGMGKTLAAAAVPMAFGAVLNKAYAQTSMAPGVNDVLNFALKLEYLEAAFYNQGLGAANGTATAVQTALRAGFSATNLAALDKIRNDETAHVAFLRTALGTNAIDAPAANTFDFTGGKGGTPGPFATVFTAPATFLAVAQALEDTGVRAYKGGAPYLASNKDVLTAALNIHSVEARHASRIRTMRRAGAMNNAASQTAAGTDRSASPKSWVSGNDGGGPAPAQTAAVYGMGAAPAYTPAVITFPGEENVTQGGVNLQTALSSLNFPAAAFSEAFDEALPVPVVSDIARTFVITGSTFI, encoded by the coding sequence ATGAACATCTTCCAAATAATTTCTGAAATCGAGAAAGTAGACCCTGAGGTGTACGATCGTCTTGACTCCCGCCGCAGCATTTTCAAGCACATGAGCGGCATGGGCAAAACCTTGGCCGCGGCCGCTGTTCCAATGGCCTTCGGCGCCGTTTTGAATAAAGCTTATGCGCAAACCAGCATGGCTCCCGGCGTAAATGATGTTCTCAACTTCGCTCTGAAGCTGGAGTATCTGGAGGCGGCCTTTTATAACCAAGGGTTAGGCGCCGCGAACGGTACGGCTACTGCTGTACAAACTGCTCTGCGGGCTGGCTTCAGCGCCACCAACCTAGCGGCGCTGGACAAAATTCGCAACGACGAAACTGCCCACGTAGCTTTCCTGCGCACGGCACTTGGCACCAACGCTATTGATGCTCCGGCTGCTAACACGTTTGACTTCACGGGTGGCAAAGGTGGTACACCTGGTCCTTTCGCTACGGTATTCACTGCTCCTGCTACCTTTTTGGCCGTAGCTCAGGCGCTAGAAGACACCGGTGTACGTGCCTACAAAGGCGGTGCTCCTTATCTCGCCAGCAACAAAGACGTACTGACTGCCGCGCTGAACATTCACTCGGTAGAAGCGCGTCATGCCTCGCGTATTCGTACGATGCGTCGTGCTGGTGCCATGAACAATGCGGCTTCGCAAACGGCTGCTGGCACCGACCGGAGCGCTTCGCCTAAGAGCTGGGTTTCCGGCAACGACGGCGGCGGACCAGCCCCAGCCCAAACGGCTGCCGTATACGGCATGGGCGCTGCCCCAGCTTACACACCCGCAGTTATTACTTTCCCCGGCGAAGAGAACGTAACGCAGGGCGGTGTAAACCTCCAGACGGCTTTAAGCTCGTTGAATTTCCCGGCGGCCGCTTTCTCGGAGGCCTTCGACGAAGCCCTACCCGTACCGGTAGTATCCGACATCGCCCGCACGTTTGTTATCACTGGCAGCACGTTCATCTAA
- a CDS encoding ferritin-like domain-containing protein — protein MSKITKAGGDDTGFDKPLYVPIKRRSFFMYAGATAGATALLLSGCDDDEVFADPTPPTPTPGTTVSVGSGDVGVLNYAYALEQLEAAFYTQLRTGSYYTGLNATSAERQILDDLYYHEVIHREFFKAAITGAAPTAIIKDLTPNFSAINFNDRASVLGAAKAFEDLGVSAYNGAGRFISTTGNGPLYLLLAGKIVSVEARHAAIIRDLLQEGNFVGTDVINSSGLEISKTPTEVVAAANTFLAEGSKLNVSGLV, from the coding sequence ATGTCTAAAATCACCAAAGCAGGCGGAGACGATACTGGCTTTGATAAGCCGCTATACGTGCCCATCAAGCGTCGCTCGTTCTTTATGTATGCTGGCGCTACGGCTGGTGCCACAGCCCTTCTTCTGTCGGGTTGCGATGACGATGAAGTATTCGCCGATCCAACTCCTCCTACCCCTACCCCAGGCACCACGGTTAGTGTAGGATCAGGTGATGTGGGCGTGTTGAACTATGCTTATGCCCTGGAGCAGCTTGAGGCGGCATTTTATACGCAGCTACGGACCGGCTCTTACTACACTGGCCTGAACGCCACCAGCGCCGAGCGTCAGATTCTGGACGATTTATACTATCACGAAGTTATTCACCGCGAGTTCTTTAAGGCCGCTATTACGGGCGCAGCGCCAACGGCTATTATCAAGGACCTGACGCCAAACTTCAGCGCTATCAACTTCAATGATCGGGCGAGTGTATTGGGTGCCGCCAAGGCATTCGAAGACTTAGGCGTATCAGCTTACAATGGTGCCGGCCGATTCATTTCTACTACGGGCAATGGCCCTCTTTATCTGTTGCTAGCCGGCAAAATCGTTTCGGTAGAGGCTCGTCACGCGGCTATTATCCGCGACTTGCTGCAGGAAGGCAATTTCGTAGGTACTGACGTGATTAACTCCAGTGGGTTAGAAATTTCTAAGACACCAACTGAGGTTGTAGCGGCGGCCAATACATTCTTGGCTGAAGGCTCTAAGCTGAATGTGTCCGGCCTCGTCTAA
- a CDS encoding BatD family protein translates to MGAFFLVLFFGGGIRAQTPAVKARIVLGKADFPINEYYTISFSLTGAPLERYSDFPDLEGFKRSGKSSTTTTRIVNGKSSSELTITQRYAAYDEGEFVVKPFTMTINGLTVRSAGATLTVKPQPATASAPSASATPAPPPGQDAPGIGLLDQLFGKPKPQEYVEPKDNAFLALVPDKTTIFTGEGVHIGLYFYLTPSDQGLLAFHNFAGQLPDILRQLRQPTAWEESFDEQEIYPETVVAGGKTYLRYRLYEAAFYPLNTQPLVFPEVALEMVKYRLAKKPEAGLDNRLAGYKTYRTTARTIPVRVLPPHPLRDQVPVGNYQLREAIDRTAFRTGQAFTYSFVVEGEGNLTTVNAPQVSQPRKGLEIYGPDVEQELTRQGGRVGGSKRFRYRLVPTKPGTVPLDSLFSLIIFNPTTARYDTLRAEIAPQVQGREQAGATFHARPDDPFYQQVLTSADNTVQPVDAYAAVRRYANIILGALLILAGIGWWRGRRVEP, encoded by the coding sequence TTGGGGGCTTTTTTTCTGGTTCTGTTCTTTGGAGGCGGCATTCGGGCGCAAACTCCTGCTGTGAAGGCGCGCATCGTTCTGGGCAAAGCGGACTTTCCTATTAATGAGTACTACACGATCAGCTTTAGCCTGACTGGCGCACCGCTTGAGCGTTATTCCGACTTTCCAGATCTGGAAGGCTTTAAGAGGAGCGGTAAATCCAGTACTACGACTACCCGCATTGTGAATGGGAAGAGCTCGTCGGAGCTAACTATTACGCAGCGCTACGCGGCGTATGATGAAGGCGAGTTTGTGGTGAAGCCCTTCACCATGACCATCAATGGCTTGACTGTGCGCTCAGCGGGAGCCACCCTAACGGTTAAGCCGCAACCAGCCACCGCCTCTGCCCCGAGTGCTTCGGCTACTCCGGCCCCGCCGCCCGGGCAGGATGCACCGGGTATTGGGCTGCTCGATCAGCTGTTTGGCAAGCCCAAGCCGCAGGAATATGTGGAGCCCAAAGACAATGCTTTCTTGGCTTTAGTCCCCGACAAAACGACCATCTTTACCGGCGAGGGTGTGCATATCGGGCTGTACTTCTACCTGACGCCCTCCGATCAAGGCTTGCTGGCCTTTCATAATTTTGCCGGTCAGCTCCCCGATATTCTGCGCCAGCTGCGCCAACCTACGGCGTGGGAAGAATCGTTCGACGAGCAGGAGATTTATCCCGAAACGGTGGTGGCGGGGGGCAAAACCTACTTACGGTACCGCTTGTATGAGGCCGCATTCTATCCGCTCAATACCCAGCCCTTGGTGTTCCCGGAGGTGGCGTTGGAAATGGTAAAATACCGCCTCGCTAAGAAACCGGAGGCGGGCCTTGATAATAGACTGGCGGGGTACAAAACCTACCGCACCACGGCGCGCACCATTCCGGTACGCGTGCTGCCGCCGCACCCGCTCCGCGACCAAGTGCCGGTGGGCAACTATCAGCTGCGAGAAGCCATCGACCGCACGGCTTTCCGCACTGGGCAGGCATTCACTTACTCGTTTGTTGTGGAAGGCGAAGGCAACCTGACGACCGTAAATGCCCCCCAAGTGTCGCAGCCGAGGAAAGGACTGGAAATTTATGGCCCCGATGTGGAGCAGGAACTTACCCGCCAGGGTGGAAGGGTAGGCGGCAGCAAGCGGTTTCGCTACCGCTTAGTGCCCACCAAGCCAGGCACAGTGCCGCTCGATAGCCTGTTTTCGCTGATTATCTTCAACCCAACCACCGCCCGCTACGATACCTTGCGGGCCGAAATTGCCCCCCAGGTGCAGGGGCGCGAGCAAGCCGGAGCCACCTTTCATGCCCGCCCCGATGATCCTTTTTACCAGCAAGTATTGACCTCCGCCGACAATACCGTGCAGCCAGTGGATGCGTATGCCGCCGTGCGCCGCTATGCCAATATTATTCTGGGGGCGCTGCTCATTCTGGCGGGAATAGGCTGGTGGCGCGGTCGGCGCGTGGAGCCGTAA
- the aroC gene encoding chorismate synthase translates to MSNSFGKLFRITTFGESHGVGIGVIIDGCPAGLDVAAGTIQAALDRRRPGQSDLTTPRSEADKVEILSGLFEGKTTGTPISLLIRNQDQASHDYAHVEHAYRPSHADYTYDMKYGRRDYRGGGRSSARETAARVAAGAVAAQFLAHYGIVAQSYVSQVGAVAVPVGYEQLDLNLIESNAVRCPDPATAERMMSLIRQTRDRQDTVGGLVTGVVRGVPAGLGEPVFDKLHAELGKAMLSINAVKGFEYGSGFEGTLLFGSEHNDAFYTDEAGAVRTRTNHSGGIQGGISNGQDIYFRVAFKPVATILQPQTTINDQGEEITLAGKGRHDPCVLPRAVPIVDAMTNLVLADMLLRSRANKV, encoded by the coding sequence ATGAGCAACTCTTTTGGTAAGCTATTTCGAATCACCACCTTCGGGGAGTCACACGGCGTTGGGATAGGCGTAATAATAGATGGCTGCCCGGCTGGCCTTGATGTGGCAGCCGGTACCATTCAAGCGGCGCTGGATCGGCGGCGACCGGGCCAGTCAGACCTGACTACACCGCGCAGCGAGGCCGATAAAGTGGAAATTCTGTCTGGGCTGTTTGAGGGCAAAACGACGGGCACGCCCATCAGCTTGCTTATTCGCAACCAGGATCAGGCCAGCCACGACTACGCCCACGTGGAGCACGCCTACCGCCCATCGCACGCCGACTACACGTACGATATGAAGTATGGCCGCCGCGATTATCGGGGTGGGGGCCGCAGCTCGGCCCGCGAAACGGCAGCGCGTGTAGCCGCCGGGGCCGTGGCCGCTCAATTTTTAGCCCACTATGGCATTGTGGCCCAAAGCTACGTGTCGCAGGTAGGGGCCGTGGCGGTGCCGGTGGGGTATGAGCAGCTCGATCTGAATTTGATAGAAAGCAACGCCGTGCGCTGCCCCGACCCGGCTACTGCCGAGCGGATGATGAGCCTCATTCGCCAGACCCGCGACCGGCAGGATACCGTGGGCGGACTGGTGACGGGCGTGGTGCGTGGGGTGCCTGCTGGCTTGGGCGAGCCCGTATTTGATAAGCTCCACGCGGAGCTGGGCAAAGCTATGCTAAGTATCAATGCAGTTAAAGGCTTCGAATACGGCTCCGGCTTTGAGGGTACGCTGCTATTCGGCTCGGAGCACAACGACGCATTCTACACCGACGAAGCTGGTGCCGTGCGCACCCGCACCAACCACTCCGGGGGTATTCAGGGGGGCATTTCTAACGGGCAGGACATCTATTTTCGGGTCGCCTTTAAGCCTGTAGCTACCATTTTGCAGCCCCAAACGACCATCAATGACCAGGGTGAGGAAATTACGCTGGCTGGGAAAGGCCGCCACGACCCGTGCGTGTTACCCCGCGCCGTACCCATCGTAGATGCGATGACGAACCTGGTGCTGGCCGATATGCTGCTGCGCAGCCGGGCTAATAAGGTATAG
- a CDS encoding NifU family protein — MAELTAPAAPVSIYAEASPNPESMKFVLNTQFLSEGVSVDYPNLEAATNSPLAQELFNFDYVGRVFIAANFVTITKTTDHQWAHLIPELRSFLKSYVEAGGPVFLVDPAAEQKAAQEVAANGSHSEQDQQTSQKIIDLLENYVRPAVEQDGGNITFKSYQDGIVTVNLQGSCSGCPSATVTLKSGIENLLKRMVPEVKEVVAEGITI; from the coding sequence ATGGCTGAACTAACTGCCCCGGCCGCTCCGGTTTCTATATACGCCGAAGCCAGCCCCAATCCCGAATCCATGAAATTCGTGCTCAACACCCAGTTCCTGAGTGAAGGGGTGAGCGTGGATTATCCTAACCTGGAGGCTGCGACCAACTCGCCGTTGGCGCAGGAGCTATTCAATTTTGACTACGTAGGTCGGGTATTCATCGCGGCCAACTTTGTTACCATCACCAAAACCACTGACCATCAGTGGGCGCACCTTATTCCGGAGCTACGCAGCTTCCTGAAGTCGTATGTAGAGGCAGGTGGACCCGTTTTCTTGGTCGATCCAGCTGCGGAGCAGAAAGCCGCGCAGGAAGTTGCCGCCAATGGCAGCCACTCCGAGCAGGACCAGCAAACGAGTCAGAAGATCATTGATCTGCTCGAAAACTATGTGCGCCCAGCCGTCGAGCAGGATGGAGGTAATATTACCTTCAAAAGCTACCAAGATGGTATCGTGACTGTGAACCTGCAAGGCTCGTGCTCCGGCTGCCCTTCGGCCACGGTTACGTTGAAGTCGGGTATCGAAAACTTGCTCAAGCGTATGGTTCCTGAAGTGAAAGAAGTAGTAGCCGAAGGCATTACCATCTAA
- a CDS encoding RNA polymerase sigma factor gives MSQPDHDSALLTALLAGCRRADRECQRRLYGQYYSLAMSVCLRYLRNREQAMEAVNDGFLKVFRDADRFDVRLHLDIAGSFRAWLRKIMVHTAIDHFRIAEKHAFQQTLDEVAALHPDPGVSALDTLSFDELVALVHGLPAAYRAVFNLYAIDGFTHEEIAEQLGISAGTSKSNLFKARAHLKHLLKKIKHHAYARHVG, from the coding sequence GTGTCTCAACCCGACCACGATTCTGCGCTGCTTACGGCTCTGCTGGCTGGCTGTCGGCGTGCAGACCGGGAATGCCAGCGTCGGCTGTATGGGCAGTATTACAGCTTAGCCATGAGTGTTTGCCTGCGCTACTTGCGCAACCGGGAGCAAGCAATGGAGGCAGTGAATGATGGATTTTTGAAGGTGTTTCGAGATGCGGACCGCTTCGACGTTCGCTTGCATCTCGATATAGCTGGCTCCTTCCGGGCTTGGCTCCGCAAAATCATGGTGCACACGGCTATCGACCACTTTCGGATAGCGGAGAAACATGCTTTTCAGCAGACCCTCGACGAAGTAGCCGCGCTCCACCCCGACCCTGGCGTTTCTGCCCTTGATACACTCTCGTTCGATGAGTTGGTGGCGTTGGTGCATGGGCTGCCGGCGGCCTATCGGGCCGTGTTTAACCTATACGCCATTGATGGCTTCACGCACGAAGAAATCGCGGAGCAACTGGGCATTTCGGCGGGCACGTCGAAATCCAACTTATTTAAAGCGCGGGCTCACCTAAAGCATTTGTTAAAAAAAATTAAGCACCATGCCTACGCCAGACATGTCGGATGA
- the secDF gene encoding protein translocase subunit SecDF — protein sequence MRNKGLIIALTLIVSVLCIYFLSFTMVSRRVQQQAETYATSNGQVNQLKRQRYLDSVWRAPVINVLGVDYTYKDVRQSELGLGLDLKGGMHVTLEVSPVEIIRAMSGNSKDPAFTKALAQAQELQKTNSGTPFTSLFSQAYRSIAPEGKLARIFANTTNKSRGIDINSTNAQIIGAIDREVEEAIDRSFNILRTRVDKFGVNQPNIQRVKGTGRIQIELPGVDNPERVRKLLQGQAKLEFWEVWRNDEFAPYLNQLNEVLVAKDASTKPAVAATTTTDTAATAATGDSTSLASQLAKKKAAATTDTTNLQQSSLLARLFTMPGALGSNVRDTARVNDLLASAEAKAVLPPNLRFLWDVKPTVVDKQEYLQLYAIRKTTDAVAPLGGEVVSDARQDYDQGGRPEVSMQMNPTGARRWQKLTAANVGRQVAIVLDDNVYSAPVVQAEISGGNSSISGNFTIEEAQDLSNVLKAGKLPAPTRIVEEAVVGPSLGKEAIAQGLYSSLAGLIIIVVFMALYYGKAGMVANLALIFNIFLVLGVLAQFGTALTLPGIAGLVLTFGMAVDANVLIFERIREELQAGLSIQDAVNKGYSLAFSAIFDSNITTLLIALILGFFGTGPVQSFAITLGIGILTSFLTAVFLSHLIIDWMIKGKTAASLSFKGPLSLNLNKSFNFDIVGKRKIAYAVSTAIIVFGFVLMAIQGGPNLGVDFRGGRSYTVDFNKAMVASDVRESLTDDLAEAGIEVKTFGAPNRLRITTSYLANDESTVADQKVEQAVQAGLREYASANPVIKSSSKVGATVADDIKQSSVISLLLSVIGIFVYVLFRFEKWQYSMAAVVALLHDVLFVIVAFPIARLFGITYEMDQVFVASVLTILGFSINDTVVIYDRIREYLEENPKLTFAQVANPALNSTFSRTIITSATVLMVVIVLFIFGGETLRSFSYSMIIGVIVGAYSTLFIATPLVLDTYGSKERRHHDPLATDTPDADASKLSAPVTR from the coding sequence ATGCGTAATAAAGGACTTATTATCGCCCTCACCCTTATTGTATCGGTGTTGTGCATTTACTTCCTGTCGTTCACCATGGTGTCGCGCCGGGTGCAGCAGCAGGCCGAAACCTACGCCACCAGCAATGGACAGGTAAACCAACTCAAGCGTCAGCGCTACCTCGACTCGGTATGGCGCGCACCCGTGATCAACGTGCTCGGTGTGGATTACACCTATAAAGATGTGCGTCAGAGCGAGCTAGGTCTTGGCCTTGACTTGAAAGGTGGCATGCACGTGACGCTGGAAGTTTCGCCGGTTGAGATCATCCGGGCTATGTCGGGCAACTCTAAAGATCCGGCTTTCACCAAAGCGCTAGCGCAGGCACAGGAGCTACAGAAAACCAATTCGGGCACGCCGTTTACGTCGTTGTTTTCGCAGGCTTATCGTTCCATTGCGCCTGAGGGCAAACTGGCTCGCATTTTCGCCAACACAACCAACAAGAGCCGCGGCATCGACATTAACTCCACGAATGCTCAGATTATTGGTGCTATCGACCGGGAAGTAGAAGAAGCTATCGACCGTTCTTTCAACATTCTGCGTACCCGCGTTGACAAGTTTGGAGTAAATCAGCCCAACATTCAGCGGGTAAAAGGCACCGGCCGCATTCAGATCGAATTGCCCGGCGTAGACAACCCCGAGCGTGTACGCAAGCTGTTGCAAGGTCAGGCCAAACTGGAATTCTGGGAAGTATGGCGCAACGATGAATTTGCCCCCTACCTCAATCAGTTGAACGAAGTACTGGTAGCGAAAGACGCTAGCACCAAGCCTGCCGTAGCTGCAACTACAACTACTGACACGGCTGCAACTGCTGCTACTGGCGACTCAACGTCACTGGCTAGCCAGCTTGCCAAGAAAAAAGCCGCTGCTACTACCGACACAACCAATCTGCAGCAGAGCAGCCTGTTGGCCCGCTTGTTCACGATGCCTGGCGCGCTGGGTTCTAACGTGCGCGATACTGCCCGTGTAAACGACTTGCTTGCAAGCGCCGAAGCAAAAGCAGTTTTGCCCCCCAACCTGAGATTTCTGTGGGATGTAAAGCCTACTGTCGTTGACAAGCAGGAATATCTGCAGCTGTATGCCATTCGCAAAACGACGGATGCTGTAGCGCCCCTCGGTGGTGAAGTTGTAAGCGACGCCCGCCAAGACTACGACCAAGGCGGACGCCCTGAGGTTTCGATGCAAATGAACCCCACTGGTGCCCGCCGGTGGCAGAAGCTGACTGCTGCTAACGTAGGCCGGCAGGTAGCTATCGTGCTTGATGACAATGTGTATTCGGCTCCTGTAGTGCAGGCTGAAATCTCGGGGGGCAATTCTAGCATCTCCGGCAATTTCACGATTGAAGAAGCCCAAGACTTATCCAACGTACTGAAGGCCGGTAAGCTGCCCGCTCCTACTCGCATTGTAGAAGAGGCCGTTGTTGGTCCGTCGCTGGGTAAAGAAGCTATTGCCCAGGGCCTTTACTCTTCGCTGGCTGGTCTGATTATCATTGTTGTGTTCATGGCCCTATACTACGGCAAAGCTGGTATGGTCGCCAACCTGGCCCTCATCTTCAACATCTTCTTGGTGTTGGGTGTACTGGCTCAGTTTGGCACTGCGCTGACGCTGCCTGGTATTGCCGGTTTGGTACTGACATTCGGTATGGCCGTTGATGCCAACGTACTGATTTTTGAGCGTATACGAGAGGAATTACAGGCAGGCTTGAGTATTCAGGATGCAGTTAACAAAGGCTATAGCCTTGCTTTTTCGGCTATCTTCGACTCTAACATTACCACGCTGCTCATCGCCCTTATTCTGGGTTTCTTCGGCACAGGTCCGGTACAAAGCTTCGCCATCACGCTTGGAATTGGTATTCTTACCTCGTTCCTGACAGCTGTGTTCCTTTCTCACCTCATCATCGACTGGATGATTAAGGGTAAAACTGCTGCTAGCTTAAGCTTCAAGGGACCTTTGTCGCTCAACCTGAACAAAAGTTTCAACTTTGACATCGTAGGCAAGCGCAAGATTGCCTATGCGGTGTCAACGGCCATTATCGTATTTGGCTTTGTGTTGATGGCTATTCAAGGTGGCCCAAATTTGGGCGTTGATTTCCGGGGTGGCCGTAGCTACACTGTCGATTTCAACAAGGCCATGGTTGCCTCCGATGTAAGGGAGTCGCTCACCGATGACCTAGCAGAAGCAGGCATTGAAGTAAAAACCTTCGGTGCACCTAACCGCCTGCGCATTACGACCAGCTACCTCGCCAACGATGAGAGCACCGTCGCTGACCAAAAAGTAGAGCAAGCAGTGCAAGCGGGTCTGCGCGAGTACGCTTCAGCCAACCCAGTTATTAAAAGCAGCTCGAAAGTGGGCGCTACCGTCGCCGACGATATCAAGCAGTCATCGGTTATTAGCTTGCTGCTGTCTGTTATCGGCATTTTCGTGTATGTGTTGTTCCGCTTCGAGAAGTGGCAGTACTCCATGGCCGCCGTTGTCGCTCTGTTGCACGACGTACTCTTCGTGATTGTGGCCTTCCCGATTGCTCGTCTATTTGGTATCACCTACGAAATGGACCAAGTGTTCGTGGCTTCGGTGCTTACCATTCTGGGTTTCTCGATCAACGATACCGTGGTTATCTACGACCGTATTCGGGAATATCTAGAGGAAAACCCGAAGCTAACGTTTGCTCAGGTAGCGAACCCCGCGTTGAACAGTACTTTCTCCCGTACCATTATCACCTCGGCTACAGTGTTGATGGTAGTAATCGTGTTGTTCATCTTTGGTGGTGAAACCTTGCGTTCCTTCTCTTACTCTATGATTATAGGCGTAATTGTGGGTGCTTATTCAACGCTGTTTATTGCCACTCCGCTGGTTTTGGATACCTATGGCAGCAAAGAGCGCCGTCATCACGATCCACTAGCTACCGACACCCCTGACGCTGATGCCTCCAAGCTATCGGCCCCGGTAACGCGCTAG
- a CDS encoding uridine kinase family protein, with protein sequence MQHPFIVGITGGSASGKTTFLRRLLASFPEDDICLISQDNYYHPRESQLVDPNGVTNFDLPSSIDSAAYAADVLRISQGLEVRRPEYTFNNPNVQPKELVFRPSPIVVVEGIFVFYFEEVARLLDLKVYIDAREHVKLQRRIVRDRDERGYDLEDVLYRYTHHVAPTYEKYIKPFKQDADIVIPNNRHFDKGLEVLVSFLRTKVAAARQE encoded by the coding sequence ATGCAACATCCTTTCATCGTCGGTATTACGGGTGGCAGCGCCTCTGGCAAAACCACGTTTCTGCGCCGTTTGCTCGCTTCTTTTCCTGAGGACGATATTTGTCTGATATCCCAAGACAACTATTACCACCCGCGTGAAAGCCAACTGGTTGACCCCAATGGCGTCACTAATTTTGACTTACCTTCTTCTATCGACTCGGCAGCCTATGCGGCTGATGTCTTGCGCATCAGTCAGGGGCTGGAGGTTCGGCGCCCGGAGTACACGTTCAACAACCCGAATGTTCAGCCTAAAGAGCTGGTGTTTCGCCCTTCCCCTATCGTTGTGGTGGAGGGCATTTTTGTTTTTTACTTCGAGGAAGTGGCACGCCTGCTCGACCTGAAGGTATACATCGATGCCCGCGAGCACGTGAAGTTGCAGCGCCGCATTGTGCGCGACCGCGACGAGCGGGGCTACGATTTGGAAGATGTGCTCTATCGCTACACCCACCACGTAGCGCCTACTTACGAGAAATATATCAAGCCTTTCAAGCAGGATGCTGACATCGTGATTCCGAATAACCGACACTTTGATAAAGGTCTAGAAGTACTGGTTTCATTTCTGCGCACCAAAGTGGCCGCCGCTCGCCAAGAGTAG
- a CDS encoding non-canonical purine NTP diphosphatase, which yields MRICFATNNEHKLTEVRALLPSTIELVSLQDLGCHEELPETQDTLSGNARQKAEYVWQHYQTSCFADDTGLEVQALDGAPGVYSARYAGPQRNAADNMAKLLQDLPPTADRSAQFRTVIALVLPNGEWQEFNGVVEGRIVEEARGQAGFGYDPIFEPAGHHQTFAEMTAEQKNSLSHRGRAVAELITFLSNRGS from the coding sequence ATGCGTATCTGCTTTGCCACGAATAATGAACATAAGCTTACTGAAGTCAGAGCCTTGCTGCCGTCGACGATTGAGCTGGTGAGTTTGCAGGATTTAGGCTGTCACGAGGAATTGCCCGAAACGCAGGATACGCTGTCCGGCAATGCTCGGCAAAAGGCCGAATACGTGTGGCAACACTATCAAACCTCTTGCTTTGCCGATGACACCGGCCTGGAGGTGCAGGCATTGGACGGCGCGCCTGGGGTATACTCAGCCCGCTACGCCGGCCCCCAGCGCAATGCCGCCGACAATATGGCCAAACTGCTCCAGGATTTGCCCCCCACAGCAGACCGTAGCGCTCAGTTTCGTACCGTTATCGCGCTGGTGCTGCCTAATGGAGAGTGGCAGGAGTTTAATGGTGTTGTGGAAGGCCGCATTGTGGAGGAAGCACGTGGGCAGGCAGGCTTCGGCTACGATCCGATTTTTGAGCCCGCTGGCCACCACCAAACATTTGCCGAAATGACAGCTGAGCAGAAAAACAGCTTAAGTCATCGGGGCCGGGCAGTAGCTGAGTTGATCACTTTTCTGAGCAACCGGGGGAGCTAG
- a CDS encoding type B 50S ribosomal protein L31, which translates to MKKDIHPEYREVVFQDTSSDFKFITRSTMNSTETITMEDGKTYPVVKVEVSSASHPFYTGKNVFIDTAGRVEKFRNRYQKK; encoded by the coding sequence ATGAAAAAAGACATCCATCCCGAGTACCGCGAAGTCGTGTTTCAGGACACTTCCAGTGACTTCAAATTTATCACTCGCTCCACGATGAACTCTACCGAGACCATCACGATGGAGGATGGTAAGACTTATCCAGTTGTAAAAGTGGAAGTTAGCAGCGCTTCGCACCCTTTCTACACTGGCAAAAACGTATTTATTGACACCGCTGGCCGCGTGGAGAAGTTCCGCAACCGCTACCAGAAGAAGTAG